From Ananas comosus cultivar F153 linkage group 8, ASM154086v1, whole genome shotgun sequence, one genomic window encodes:
- the LOC109714398 gene encoding uncharacterized protein LOC109714398 isoform X1 has protein sequence MQEWIRRKCEFESLLLGFEFSLIVVKVSHLVSRKGEILLRPASLRKENGYIVLVKIYLVFGGSRSFPTPECELFCLETFRSAGAAEIEVGSKTCSVCYFFATF, from the exons GATCCGCCGAAAGTGTGAATTTGAATCCTTGCTGCTGGGATTTGAATTTTCTCTCATT GTTGTAAAAGTTTCTCATCTGGTAAGCAGGAAGGGGGAGATTTTGTTGCGGCCTGCGTCTCTCCGAAAGGAGAATGGATATATTGTGTTGGTGAAGATAT ATTTGGTGTTTGGAGGAAGCAGAAGCTTTCCAACTCCAGAGTGTGAATTATTTTGTTTGGAAACTTTTAG ATCAGCTGGAGCTGCGGAAATTGAAGTGGGAAGCAAGACATGCagtgtttgttatttttttgctacattttga
- the LOC109714398 gene encoding uncharacterized protein LOC109714398 isoform X2, translated as MQEWIRRKCEFESLLLGFEFSLIVVKVSHLVSRKGEILLRPASLRKENGYIVLVKIYQLELRKLKWEARHAVFVIFLLHFEQVFFVRTYV; from the exons GATCCGCCGAAAGTGTGAATTTGAATCCTTGCTGCTGGGATTTGAATTTTCTCTCATT GTTGTAAAAGTTTCTCATCTGGTAAGCAGGAAGGGGGAGATTTTGTTGCGGCCTGCGTCTCTCCGAAAGGAGAATGGATATATTGTGTTGGTGAAGATAT ATCAGCTGGAGCTGCGGAAATTGAAGTGGGAAGCAAGACATGCagtgtttgttatttttttgctacattttgaacaagtattttttgttagaacttatgtttga